In Temnothorax longispinosus isolate EJ_2023e chromosome 2, Tlon_JGU_v1, whole genome shotgun sequence, one DNA window encodes the following:
- the LOC139809134 gene encoding uncharacterized protein isoform X5, with translation MEEMHQSPQVGPNMMAGVGGVPNHSNNVNRRNRVRVTLHTMMLEKLPLHEAARLEMKSLPSKTPVSILQELLSRRGTIPKYELVQIKEAIHEPTFRYRVTVTDVVDPIVSVMGTGRSKKEAKHAAAKAVLDKLIGVNTEGVESPLLNSLPDSQNLQELQTYEEEKIVNNPIGALQEMCMSHHWPPPKYTMESEEGLPHERQFTIVCSILKYREVGQGKSKKVAKRHAAHKMWQALHDMNNQALKINYTTFLCRPSTSSLADYSVDLSAERQSQDTSSLPVQSFKETAEETGEFNEPSTSIIMGFDTNSTAECQNQESSELPVQSFEQTRKETSALDKSSTSSAADYSMAPTDAERQSGELSGLPVQSLKEMAEETGALDKPSTSSLADYSVDSSAERQSQDTSSSSVQSFKETAEETNAFNEPSTSITTGFDTNPTAVCRSQEKVDLDPQTCERSKKERARIGTVMTSRKKWSTLWNYFEELKPLLVKCTTCKKEIKVPHKTNRTTKMRVHLLKEHGIFFGDTRTLPDDLRKYYSELPGYKAKCKDCGNTLSFLTKIGNLQRHLRMRHSIKIQSRNNLYYRKVMTSRKKYSKLWNYFEELKPSLMKCTTCKKEIKVFHLTDRTTKMRAHLFNVHGISLDDDTLTLTDDLKQYYSELPGYKAKCKECCKTVSFLTHMPNLREHLRRRHSIRIQSRNKPSTSSLADNGMDRSAECQSEDTSGLSGQSFKEMTGKTGAHNESSISSLADNGMDPFAERQNQDTSDLLVQSFKKTTEKTGALKEPSTSSSMDYNTNPAAECQSQETIDLDPQMCKQSRKETRARDRSVIMAPKKKRSKLWNYFEKLKSLLILYVYENI, from the exons atggagGAAATGCATCAATCACCGCAAGTCGGGCCTAACATGATGGCTGGTGTGGGTGGCGTTCCTAATCATTCAAACAACGTCAATCGCCGTAATAGAGTTCGCGTAACGTTGCACACCATGATGTTGGAAAAACTACCGTTGCACGAGGCGGCACGTTTGGAAATGAAGTCGTTACCCAGCAAAACCCCCGTCTCCATTCTGCAGGAATTGCTCTCCCGCCGAGGCACGATACCCAAGTACGAGCTGGTGCAGATCAAGGAAGCCATTCACGAGCCTACGTTTCGATACAGAGTCACCGTCACCGACGTCGTTGATCCCATTGTTTCAGTAATGGGAACTGGCAGGTCCAAAAAAGAAGCGAAACACGCCGCCGCGAAAGCCGTGCTGGATAAATTAATTGGAGTAAATACCGAAGGTGTAGAATCTCCACTTCTAAATAGTTTGCCCGACTCACAAAATTTACAAGAACTCCAGACATATGAGGAGGAGAAAATAGTCAACAACCCAATCGGAGCCTTACAAGAAATGTGTATGTCGCACCACTGGCCACCTCCGAAATACACGATGGAGAGTGAAGAAGGTTTACCTCACGAGAGACAATTCACTATTGTTTGTTCAATCCTAAAGTATCGCGAAGTTGGTcaaggaaaaagtaaaaaagtcgCAAAAAGACATGCCGCTCACAAGATGTGGCAAGCTCTACACGATATGAATAATCAAGCTCTCAAGATTAATTATACTACTTTTCTATGCAGACCAAGCACTTCAAGTTTAGCGGATTATAGTGTGGATCTTTCTGCAGAACGTCAAAGTCAAGATACATCTAGTTTGCCCGTTCAATCATTTAAAGAAACGGCAGAAGAAACAGGCGAATttaatga ACCAAGCACTTCAATTATAATGGGTTTTGATACGAATTCTACTGCAGAATGTCAAAACCAAGAATCATCTGAGTTGCCCGTTCAATCATTTGAACaaacaagaaaagaaacaagCGCACTTGATAA ATCAAGCACTTCAAGTGCAGCGGATTATAGTATGGCTCCTACTGATGCAGAACGTCAAAGTGGAGAACTATCTGGTTTGCCAGTTCAATCACTTAAAGAAATGGCAGAAGAAACAGGCGCACTtgataa ACCAAGCACTTCAAGTTTAGCAGATTATAGTGTGGATTCTTCTGCAGAACGTCAAAGTCAAGATACATCTAGTTCGTCCGTTCAATCATTTAAAGAAACGGCAGAAGAAACAAACGCATttaatga ACCAAGCACTTCAATTACAACGGGTTTTGATACAAATCCTACTGCAGTTTGTCGAAGTCAGGAAAAAGTTGATTTGGATCCTCAAACATGTGAACGATCGAAAAAAGAAAGGGCACGTATTGG AACGGTTATGacatcgagaaaaaaatggagcacgttgtggaattatttcgaggaattgaAACCTTTGCTGGTGAAGTGCACgacctgtaaaaaagaaattaaggtaCCTCATAAAACAAATCGCACAACAAAAATGAGAGTACACTTATTAAAAGAACATGGAATATTTTTCGGTGACACTCGCACACTACCTGACGACTTGAGGAAATATTACTCGGAGTTACCGGGATATAAGGCCAAATGTAAAGATTGTGGCAACACATTATCCTTCTTAACAAAGATTGGAAATTTACAAAGACATTTAAGAATGAGACATTCCATAAAAATACAGAGTCGAAATAA TCTGTATTACAGAAAGGTTATGacatcgagaaaaaaatacagcAAGTTGTGGAATTATTTTGAAGAATTGAAACCTTCGCTGATGAAGTGCACgacctgtaaaaaagaaattaaggtaTTTCATCTAACAGATCGCACAACAAAAATGAGAGCCCACTTATTTAATGTACATGGAATATCTCTCGATGATGACACTCTCACACTAACTGACgacttaaaacaatattactcggagttaccgggatataaggcaaaatgtaaagaatgtTGCAAAACAGTGTCTTTCTTAACACATATGCCAAATTTACGAGAACATTTAAGAAGGAGACATTCCATAAGAATCCAGAGTCGAAATAA ACCAAGCACTTCAAGTTTAGCGGATAATGGTATGGATCGTTCTGCAGAATGTCAAAGTGAAGATACATCTGGTTTGTCCGGTCAATCATTTAAAGAAATGACAGGAAAAACAGGCGCACAtaatga ATCAAGCATTTCAAGTTTAGCGGATAATGGTATGGATCCTTTTGCAGAACGTCAAAATCAAGATACATCTGACTTGCTCGttcaatcatttaaaaaaacgacAGAAAAAACAGGCGCTCTTAAAGA ACCAAGCACTTCAAGTTCAATGGATTATAATACAAATCCCGCTGCAGAATGTCAAAGTCAGGAAACAATTGATTTGGATCCTCAAATGTGTAAACAATCGAGAAAGGAAACAAGAGCACGTGATag GTCGGTTATAATggcaccgaaaaaaaaacgcagcaagttgtggaattatttcgagaaattGAAATCTTTGCTG ATATTATACgtttacgaaaacatttaa
- the LOC139809134 gene encoding uncharacterized protein isoform X2, giving the protein MEEMHQSPQVGPNMMAGVGGVPNHSNNVNRRNRVRVTLHTMMLEKLPLHEAARLEMKSLPSKTPVSILQELLSRRGTIPKYELVQIKEAIHEPTFRYRVTVTDVVDPIVSVMGTGRSKKEAKHAAAKAVLDKLIGVNTEGVESPLLNSLPDSQNLQELQTYEEEKIVNNPIGALQEMCMSHHWPPPKYTMESEEGLPHERQFTIVCSILKYREVGQGKSKKVAKRHAAHKMWQALHDMNNQALKINYTTFLCRPSTSSLADYSVDLSAERQSQDTSSLPVQSFKETAEETGEFNEPSTSIIMGFDTNSTAECQNQESSELPVQSFEQTRKETSALDKSSTSSAADYSMAPTDAERQSGELSGLPVQSLKEMAEETGALDKPSTSSLADYSVDSSAERQSQDTSSSSVQSFKETAEETNAFNDTSITTGFDTNPTAVCRSQEKVDLDPQTCERSKKERARIGTVMTSRKKWSTLWNYFEELKPLLVKCTTCKKEIKVPHKTNRTTKMRVHLLKEHGIFFGDTRTLPDDLRKYYSELPGYKAKCKDCGNTLSFLTKIGNLQRHLRMRHSIKIQSRNNLYYRKVMTSRKKYSKLWNYFEELKPSLMKCTTCKKEIKVFHLTDRTTKMRAHLFNVHGISLDDDTLTLTDDLKQYYSELPGYKAKCKECCKTVSFLTHMPNLREHLRRRHSIRIQSRNKPSTSSLADNGMDRSAECQSEDTSGLSGQSFKEMTGKTGAHNESSISSLADNGMDPFAERQNQDTSDLLVQSFKKTTEKTGALKEPSTSSSMDYNTNPAAECQSQETIDLDPQMCKQSRKETRARDRSVIMAPKKKRSKLWNYFEKLKSLLVKCAICKIQIHMPHPSNSTSIMIGHLNRHGIFFNNDTFTLPDDLRQYYSELPGYKAKCNDCSKTMPFLTDIIRLRKHLRRHSPRILSR; this is encoded by the exons atggagGAAATGCATCAATCACCGCAAGTCGGGCCTAACATGATGGCTGGTGTGGGTGGCGTTCCTAATCATTCAAACAACGTCAATCGCCGTAATAGAGTTCGCGTAACGTTGCACACCATGATGTTGGAAAAACTACCGTTGCACGAGGCGGCACGTTTGGAAATGAAGTCGTTACCCAGCAAAACCCCCGTCTCCATTCTGCAGGAATTGCTCTCCCGCCGAGGCACGATACCCAAGTACGAGCTGGTGCAGATCAAGGAAGCCATTCACGAGCCTACGTTTCGATACAGAGTCACCGTCACCGACGTCGTTGATCCCATTGTTTCAGTAATGGGAACTGGCAGGTCCAAAAAAGAAGCGAAACACGCCGCCGCGAAAGCCGTGCTGGATAAATTAATTGGAGTAAATACCGAAGGTGTAGAATCTCCACTTCTAAATAGTTTGCCCGACTCACAAAATTTACAAGAACTCCAGACATATGAGGAGGAGAAAATAGTCAACAACCCAATCGGAGCCTTACAAGAAATGTGTATGTCGCACCACTGGCCACCTCCGAAATACACGATGGAGAGTGAAGAAGGTTTACCTCACGAGAGACAATTCACTATTGTTTGTTCAATCCTAAAGTATCGCGAAGTTGGTcaaggaaaaagtaaaaaagtcgCAAAAAGACATGCCGCTCACAAGATGTGGCAAGCTCTACACGATATGAATAATCAAGCTCTCAAGATTAATTATACTACTTTTCTATGCAGACCAAGCACTTCAAGTTTAGCGGATTATAGTGTGGATCTTTCTGCAGAACGTCAAAGTCAAGATACATCTAGTTTGCCCGTTCAATCATTTAAAGAAACGGCAGAAGAAACAGGCGAATttaatga ACCAAGCACTTCAATTATAATGGGTTTTGATACGAATTCTACTGCAGAATGTCAAAACCAAGAATCATCTGAGTTGCCCGTTCAATCATTTGAACaaacaagaaaagaaacaagCGCACTTGATAA ATCAAGCACTTCAAGTGCAGCGGATTATAGTATGGCTCCTACTGATGCAGAACGTCAAAGTGGAGAACTATCTGGTTTGCCAGTTCAATCACTTAAAGAAATGGCAGAAGAAACAGGCGCACTtgataa ACCAAGCACTTCAAGTTTAGCAGATTATAGTGTGGATTCTTCTGCAGAACGTCAAAGTCAAGATACATCTAGTTCGTCCGTTCAATCATTTAAAGAAACGGCAGAAGAAACAAACGCATttaatga CACTTCAATTACAACGGGTTTTGATACAAATCCTACTGCAGTTTGTCGAAGTCAGGAAAAAGTTGATTTGGATCCTCAAACATGTGAACGATCGAAAAAAGAAAGGGCACGTATTGG AACGGTTATGacatcgagaaaaaaatggagcacgttgtggaattatttcgaggaattgaAACCTTTGCTGGTGAAGTGCACgacctgtaaaaaagaaattaaggtaCCTCATAAAACAAATCGCACAACAAAAATGAGAGTACACTTATTAAAAGAACATGGAATATTTTTCGGTGACACTCGCACACTACCTGACGACTTGAGGAAATATTACTCGGAGTTACCGGGATATAAGGCCAAATGTAAAGATTGTGGCAACACATTATCCTTCTTAACAAAGATTGGAAATTTACAAAGACATTTAAGAATGAGACATTCCATAAAAATACAGAGTCGAAATAA TCTGTATTACAGAAAGGTTATGacatcgagaaaaaaatacagcAAGTTGTGGAATTATTTTGAAGAATTGAAACCTTCGCTGATGAAGTGCACgacctgtaaaaaagaaattaaggtaTTTCATCTAACAGATCGCACAACAAAAATGAGAGCCCACTTATTTAATGTACATGGAATATCTCTCGATGATGACACTCTCACACTAACTGACgacttaaaacaatattactcggagttaccgggatataaggcaaaatgtaaagaatgtTGCAAAACAGTGTCTTTCTTAACACATATGCCAAATTTACGAGAACATTTAAGAAGGAGACATTCCATAAGAATCCAGAGTCGAAATAA ACCAAGCACTTCAAGTTTAGCGGATAATGGTATGGATCGTTCTGCAGAATGTCAAAGTGAAGATACATCTGGTTTGTCCGGTCAATCATTTAAAGAAATGACAGGAAAAACAGGCGCACAtaatga ATCAAGCATTTCAAGTTTAGCGGATAATGGTATGGATCCTTTTGCAGAACGTCAAAATCAAGATACATCTGACTTGCTCGttcaatcatttaaaaaaacgacAGAAAAAACAGGCGCTCTTAAAGA ACCAAGCACTTCAAGTTCAATGGATTATAATACAAATCCCGCTGCAGAATGTCAAAGTCAGGAAACAATTGATTTGGATCCTCAAATGTGTAAACAATCGAGAAAGGAAACAAGAGCACGTGATag GTCGGTTATAATggcaccgaaaaaaaaacgcagcaagttgtggaattatttcgagaaattGAAATCTTTGCTGGTAAAATGCgcaatttgtaaaatacaaattcaTATGCCTCATCCATCGAATAGCACATCAATAATGATAGGACACTTAAATAGAcatggaatatttttcaataatgacACATTCACACTACCTGACGACTTGAGGCAATATTACTCGGAGTTACCGGGATATAAAGCAAAATGTAATGATTGTAGTAAAACAATGCCTTTCTTAACAGATATTATACgtttacgaaaacatttaagaagacaTTCACCTAGAATCCTGTCGAGATAA
- the LOC139809134 gene encoding uncharacterized protein isoform X9, producing the protein MEEMHQSPQVGPNMMAGVGGVPNHSNNVNRRNRVRVTLHTMMLEKLPLHEAARLEMKSLPSKTPVSILQELLSRRGTIPKYELVQIKEAIHEPTFRYRVTVTDVVDPIVSVMGTGRSKKEAKHAAAKAVLDKLIGVNTEGVESPLLNSLPDSQNLQELQTYEEEKIVNNPIGALQEMCMSHHWPPPKYTMESEEGLPHERQFTIVCSILKYREVGQGKSKKVAKRHAAHKMWQALHDMNNQALKINYTTFLCRPSTSSLADYSVDLSAERQSQDTSSLPVQSFKETAEETGEFNEPSTSIIMGFDTNSTAECQNQESSELPVQSFEQTRKETSALDKSSTSSAADYSMAPTDAERQSGELSGLPVQSLKEMAEETGALDKPSTSSLADYSVDSSAERQSQDTSSSSVQSFKETAEETNAFNEPSTSITTGFDTNPTAVCRSQEKVDLDPQTCERSKKERARIGTVMTSRKKWSTLWNYFEELKPLLVKCTTCKKEIKVPHKTNRTTKMRVHLLKEHGIFFGDTRTLPDDLRKYYSELPGYKAKCKDCGNTLSFLTKIGNLQRHLRMRHSIKIQSRNNLYYRKVMTSRKKYSKLWNYFEELKPSLMKCTTCKKEIKVFHLTDRTTKMRAHLFNVHGISLDDDTLTLTDDLKQYYSELPGYKAKCKECCKTVSFLTHMPNLREHLRRRHSIRIQSRNKPSTSSLADNGMDRSAECQSEDTSGLSGQSFKEMTGKTGAHNESSISSLADNGMDPFAERQNQDTSDLLVQSFKKTTEKTGALKEPSTSSSMDYNTNPAAECQSQETIDLDPQMCKQSRKETRARDSLSCMMFLPISHKN; encoded by the exons atggagGAAATGCATCAATCACCGCAAGTCGGGCCTAACATGATGGCTGGTGTGGGTGGCGTTCCTAATCATTCAAACAACGTCAATCGCCGTAATAGAGTTCGCGTAACGTTGCACACCATGATGTTGGAAAAACTACCGTTGCACGAGGCGGCACGTTTGGAAATGAAGTCGTTACCCAGCAAAACCCCCGTCTCCATTCTGCAGGAATTGCTCTCCCGCCGAGGCACGATACCCAAGTACGAGCTGGTGCAGATCAAGGAAGCCATTCACGAGCCTACGTTTCGATACAGAGTCACCGTCACCGACGTCGTTGATCCCATTGTTTCAGTAATGGGAACTGGCAGGTCCAAAAAAGAAGCGAAACACGCCGCCGCGAAAGCCGTGCTGGATAAATTAATTGGAGTAAATACCGAAGGTGTAGAATCTCCACTTCTAAATAGTTTGCCCGACTCACAAAATTTACAAGAACTCCAGACATATGAGGAGGAGAAAATAGTCAACAACCCAATCGGAGCCTTACAAGAAATGTGTATGTCGCACCACTGGCCACCTCCGAAATACACGATGGAGAGTGAAGAAGGTTTACCTCACGAGAGACAATTCACTATTGTTTGTTCAATCCTAAAGTATCGCGAAGTTGGTcaaggaaaaagtaaaaaagtcgCAAAAAGACATGCCGCTCACAAGATGTGGCAAGCTCTACACGATATGAATAATCAAGCTCTCAAGATTAATTATACTACTTTTCTATGCAGACCAAGCACTTCAAGTTTAGCGGATTATAGTGTGGATCTTTCTGCAGAACGTCAAAGTCAAGATACATCTAGTTTGCCCGTTCAATCATTTAAAGAAACGGCAGAAGAAACAGGCGAATttaatga ACCAAGCACTTCAATTATAATGGGTTTTGATACGAATTCTACTGCAGAATGTCAAAACCAAGAATCATCTGAGTTGCCCGTTCAATCATTTGAACaaacaagaaaagaaacaagCGCACTTGATAA ATCAAGCACTTCAAGTGCAGCGGATTATAGTATGGCTCCTACTGATGCAGAACGTCAAAGTGGAGAACTATCTGGTTTGCCAGTTCAATCACTTAAAGAAATGGCAGAAGAAACAGGCGCACTtgataa ACCAAGCACTTCAAGTTTAGCAGATTATAGTGTGGATTCTTCTGCAGAACGTCAAAGTCAAGATACATCTAGTTCGTCCGTTCAATCATTTAAAGAAACGGCAGAAGAAACAAACGCATttaatga ACCAAGCACTTCAATTACAACGGGTTTTGATACAAATCCTACTGCAGTTTGTCGAAGTCAGGAAAAAGTTGATTTGGATCCTCAAACATGTGAACGATCGAAAAAAGAAAGGGCACGTATTGG AACGGTTATGacatcgagaaaaaaatggagcacgttgtggaattatttcgaggaattgaAACCTTTGCTGGTGAAGTGCACgacctgtaaaaaagaaattaaggtaCCTCATAAAACAAATCGCACAACAAAAATGAGAGTACACTTATTAAAAGAACATGGAATATTTTTCGGTGACACTCGCACACTACCTGACGACTTGAGGAAATATTACTCGGAGTTACCGGGATATAAGGCCAAATGTAAAGATTGTGGCAACACATTATCCTTCTTAACAAAGATTGGAAATTTACAAAGACATTTAAGAATGAGACATTCCATAAAAATACAGAGTCGAAATAA TCTGTATTACAGAAAGGTTATGacatcgagaaaaaaatacagcAAGTTGTGGAATTATTTTGAAGAATTGAAACCTTCGCTGATGAAGTGCACgacctgtaaaaaagaaattaaggtaTTTCATCTAACAGATCGCACAACAAAAATGAGAGCCCACTTATTTAATGTACATGGAATATCTCTCGATGATGACACTCTCACACTAACTGACgacttaaaacaatattactcggagttaccgggatataaggcaaaatgtaaagaatgtTGCAAAACAGTGTCTTTCTTAACACATATGCCAAATTTACGAGAACATTTAAGAAGGAGACATTCCATAAGAATCCAGAGTCGAAATAA ACCAAGCACTTCAAGTTTAGCGGATAATGGTATGGATCGTTCTGCAGAATGTCAAAGTGAAGATACATCTGGTTTGTCCGGTCAATCATTTAAAGAAATGACAGGAAAAACAGGCGCACAtaatga ATCAAGCATTTCAAGTTTAGCGGATAATGGTATGGATCCTTTTGCAGAACGTCAAAATCAAGATACATCTGACTTGCTCGttcaatcatttaaaaaaacgacAGAAAAAACAGGCGCTCTTAAAGA ACCAAGCACTTCAAGTTCAATGGATTATAATACAAATCCCGCTGCAGAATGTCAAAGTCAGGAAACAATTGATTTGGATCCTCAAATGTGTAAACAATCGAGAAAGGAAACAAGAGCACGTGATag TCTTTCATGTATGATGTTTCTGCCAATATCTCATAAGAATTAG
- the LOC139809134 gene encoding uncharacterized protein isoform X8, translating to MEEMHQSPQVGPNMMAGVGGVPNHSNNVNRRNRVRVTLHTMMLEKLPLHEAARLEMKSLPSKTPVSILQELLSRRGTIPKYELVQIKEAIHEPTFRYRVTVTDVVDPIVSVMGTGRSKKEAKHAAAKAVLDKLIGVNTEGVESPLLNSLPDSQNLQELQTYEEEKIVNNPIGALQEMCMSHHWPPPKYTMESEEGLPHERQFTIVCSILKYREVGQGKSKKVAKRHAAHKMWQALHDMNNQALKINYTTFLCRPSTSSLADYSVDLSAERQSQDTSSLPVQSFKETAEETGEFNEPSTSIIMGFDTNSTAECQNQESSELPVQSFEQTRKETSALDKSSTSSAADYSMAPTDAERQSGELSGLPVQSLKEMAEETGALDKPSTSSLADYSVDSSAERQSQDTSSSSVQSFKETAEETNAFNEPSTSITTGFDTNPTAVCRSQEKVDLDPQTCERSKKERARIGTVMTSRKKWSTLWNYFEELKPLLVKCTTCKKEIKVPHKTNRTTKMRVHLLKEHGIFFGDTRTLPDDLRKYYSELPGYKAKCKDCGNTLSFLTKIGNLQRHLRMRHSIKIQSRNNLYYRKVMTSRKKYSKLWNYFEELKPSLMKCTTCKKEIKVFHLTDRTTKMRAHLFNVHGISLDDDTLTLTDDLKQYYSELPGYKAKCKECCKTVSFLTHMPNLREHLRRRHSIRIQSRNKPSTSSLADNGMDRSAECQSEDTSGLSGQSFKEMTGKTGAHNESSISSLADNGMDPFAERQNQDTSDLLVQSFKKTTEKTGALKEPSTSSSMDYNTNPAAECQSQETIDLDPQMCKQSRKETRARDRYYTFTKTFKKTFT from the exons atggagGAAATGCATCAATCACCGCAAGTCGGGCCTAACATGATGGCTGGTGTGGGTGGCGTTCCTAATCATTCAAACAACGTCAATCGCCGTAATAGAGTTCGCGTAACGTTGCACACCATGATGTTGGAAAAACTACCGTTGCACGAGGCGGCACGTTTGGAAATGAAGTCGTTACCCAGCAAAACCCCCGTCTCCATTCTGCAGGAATTGCTCTCCCGCCGAGGCACGATACCCAAGTACGAGCTGGTGCAGATCAAGGAAGCCATTCACGAGCCTACGTTTCGATACAGAGTCACCGTCACCGACGTCGTTGATCCCATTGTTTCAGTAATGGGAACTGGCAGGTCCAAAAAAGAAGCGAAACACGCCGCCGCGAAAGCCGTGCTGGATAAATTAATTGGAGTAAATACCGAAGGTGTAGAATCTCCACTTCTAAATAGTTTGCCCGACTCACAAAATTTACAAGAACTCCAGACATATGAGGAGGAGAAAATAGTCAACAACCCAATCGGAGCCTTACAAGAAATGTGTATGTCGCACCACTGGCCACCTCCGAAATACACGATGGAGAGTGAAGAAGGTTTACCTCACGAGAGACAATTCACTATTGTTTGTTCAATCCTAAAGTATCGCGAAGTTGGTcaaggaaaaagtaaaaaagtcgCAAAAAGACATGCCGCTCACAAGATGTGGCAAGCTCTACACGATATGAATAATCAAGCTCTCAAGATTAATTATACTACTTTTCTATGCAGACCAAGCACTTCAAGTTTAGCGGATTATAGTGTGGATCTTTCTGCAGAACGTCAAAGTCAAGATACATCTAGTTTGCCCGTTCAATCATTTAAAGAAACGGCAGAAGAAACAGGCGAATttaatga ACCAAGCACTTCAATTATAATGGGTTTTGATACGAATTCTACTGCAGAATGTCAAAACCAAGAATCATCTGAGTTGCCCGTTCAATCATTTGAACaaacaagaaaagaaacaagCGCACTTGATAA ATCAAGCACTTCAAGTGCAGCGGATTATAGTATGGCTCCTACTGATGCAGAACGTCAAAGTGGAGAACTATCTGGTTTGCCAGTTCAATCACTTAAAGAAATGGCAGAAGAAACAGGCGCACTtgataa ACCAAGCACTTCAAGTTTAGCAGATTATAGTGTGGATTCTTCTGCAGAACGTCAAAGTCAAGATACATCTAGTTCGTCCGTTCAATCATTTAAAGAAACGGCAGAAGAAACAAACGCATttaatga ACCAAGCACTTCAATTACAACGGGTTTTGATACAAATCCTACTGCAGTTTGTCGAAGTCAGGAAAAAGTTGATTTGGATCCTCAAACATGTGAACGATCGAAAAAAGAAAGGGCACGTATTGG AACGGTTATGacatcgagaaaaaaatggagcacgttgtggaattatttcgaggaattgaAACCTTTGCTGGTGAAGTGCACgacctgtaaaaaagaaattaaggtaCCTCATAAAACAAATCGCACAACAAAAATGAGAGTACACTTATTAAAAGAACATGGAATATTTTTCGGTGACACTCGCACACTACCTGACGACTTGAGGAAATATTACTCGGAGTTACCGGGATATAAGGCCAAATGTAAAGATTGTGGCAACACATTATCCTTCTTAACAAAGATTGGAAATTTACAAAGACATTTAAGAATGAGACATTCCATAAAAATACAGAGTCGAAATAA TCTGTATTACAGAAAGGTTATGacatcgagaaaaaaatacagcAAGTTGTGGAATTATTTTGAAGAATTGAAACCTTCGCTGATGAAGTGCACgacctgtaaaaaagaaattaaggtaTTTCATCTAACAGATCGCACAACAAAAATGAGAGCCCACTTATTTAATGTACATGGAATATCTCTCGATGATGACACTCTCACACTAACTGACgacttaaaacaatattactcggagttaccgggatataaggcaaaatgtaaagaatgtTGCAAAACAGTGTCTTTCTTAACACATATGCCAAATTTACGAGAACATTTAAGAAGGAGACATTCCATAAGAATCCAGAGTCGAAATAA ACCAAGCACTTCAAGTTTAGCGGATAATGGTATGGATCGTTCTGCAGAATGTCAAAGTGAAGATACATCTGGTTTGTCCGGTCAATCATTTAAAGAAATGACAGGAAAAACAGGCGCACAtaatga ATCAAGCATTTCAAGTTTAGCGGATAATGGTATGGATCCTTTTGCAGAACGTCAAAATCAAGATACATCTGACTTGCTCGttcaatcatttaaaaaaacgacAGAAAAAACAGGCGCTCTTAAAGA ACCAAGCACTTCAAGTTCAATGGATTATAATACAAATCCCGCTGCAGAATGTCAAAGTCAGGAAACAATTGATTTGGATCCTCAAATGTGTAAACAATCGAGAAAGGAAACAAGAGCACGTGATag ATATTATACgtttacgaaaacatttaagaagacaTTCACCTAG